The Helianthus annuus cultivar XRQ/B chromosome 16, HanXRQr2.0-SUNRISE, whole genome shotgun sequence genome includes a window with the following:
- the LOC110915062 gene encoding UMP-CMP kinase 3, with translation MGTVEAATKQAIESTLAQKKPKVVFVLGGPGSGKGTQCANIVEHFGYTHLSAGDLLRAEIKSGSENGTMIQNMIKEGKIVPSEVTIKLLEKAILENENDKFLIDGFPRNEENRAAFEAVTGISPEFVLFFDCPEEEMEKRLLGRNQGREDDNIDTIRKRFKVFLESSLPVIEYYNSKGKVRKIDAAKPVGEVFEAVKALFTPVDEKAAA, from the exons ATGGGGACCGTTGAAGCTGCAACCAAG CAAGCAATTGAAAGTACTCTTGCTCAAAAGAAGCCCAAGGTTGTATTTGTCCTAG GAGGCCCAGGCAGTGGAAAGGGTACACAATGTGCAAACATCGTCGAGCATTTTGGATATACTCATCTTAGTGCCGGAGATCTTCTTCGTGCAGAAATAAAATCCGGCTCTGAAAACGG GACCATGATTCAGAACATGATCAAGGAGGGAAAGATTGTACCATCGGAAgtaacaatcaagcttcttgaaaaAGCAATCTTGGAAAATGAAAATGACAAATTTTTAATTGATGGATTCCCACGTAATGAGGAAAACCGTGCAGCATTTGAGGCTGTC ACTGGAATTTCACCCGAGTTTGTTCTCTTCTTTGATTGCCCTGAGGAAGAGATGGAGAAGCGACTTTTGGGTCGCAATCAG GGTAGAGAAGACGATAATATCGACACCATCAGGAAGCGCTTTAAAGTTTTTCTGGAATCAAGTCTTCCAGTTATCGAATATTACAACTCTAAGGGGAAGGTCCGAAag ATTGACGCTGCCAAACCTGTTGGAGAAGTTTTTGAAGCAGTCAAGGCTCTGTTCACTCCAGTGGATGAGAAG GCTGCAGCTTAG